The following are encoded together in the Thalassomonas haliotis genome:
- a CDS encoding SymE family type I addiction module toxin, with translation MADSNHTSELRPATVKYPASRQLTVLETICETAAKTRGVGLNYVPVVLEPYVVLRGKWLSQAGFTVGQKITVTANQNGLMITPSLAAKP, from the coding sequence ATGGCTGATTCTAATCATACGTCAGAGCTTCGCCCGGCAACAGTAAAATATCCCGCCTCACGCCAACTTACGGTATTGGAAACCATTTGTGAGACCGCTGCAAAAACCCGCGGCGTTGGCCTTAATTATGTGCCTGTAGTGCTTGAACCTTATGTCGTGTTAAGAGGCAAGTGGCTCAGTCAGGCCGGTTTCACCGTGGGGCAAAAGATCACGGTAACTGCCAATCAAAATGGATTAATGATAACACCCAGCCTGGCAGCTAAGCCTTAA
- a CDS encoding LysR substrate-binding domain-containing protein: MVCLNVIRRIPKSCNTVDNSSRLPGRWRYLEGDKAELVAVHAFAEANDGDIVVRLAADGHDTVYLPSFLTQDYLEAGQLEPVLQDYTFDAAPVSLVYPANRLMSSALNARVSYLLAHKPA, from the coding sequence TTGGTATGCTTAAACGTAATCCGGCGCATCCCAAAGAGTTGCAACACTGTTGATAACTCCAGCCGCCTGCCCGGGCGCTGGCGCTACCTCGAAGGCGATAAAGCAGAGTTGGTTGCGGTCCACGCCTTTGCTGAAGCTAACGACGGCGATATCGTTGTCCGCCTGGCGGCCGACGGGCATGATACTGTCTACTTGCCGAGCTTTTTAACTCAAGACTACCTGGAAGCAGGCCAGCTGGAGCCTGTACTGCAAGACTATACATTTGATGCTGCGCCTGTTTCTCTGGTATATCCGGCGAACCGCTTGATGAGTTCCGCCTTAAATGCCCGGGTTAGTTATTTGCTCGCACATAAACCGGCTTAA
- a CDS encoding YciI family protein — MKDFMLIYKGGDPKWLENTSQEEMAASMERWGAWMGMLQQKDQLVSGGSPLHYSGKTLTKDGVVTDLSTTEIKELVSGYSIVKAGDITEAIALAKECPIFNYPDITVEIREVMEIGE; from the coding sequence ATGAAAGACTTTATGCTGATATACAAAGGCGGCGATCCTAAATGGCTGGAAAACACCAGCCAGGAAGAAATGGCCGCTTCTATGGAACGCTGGGGCGCCTGGATGGGCATGTTGCAACAAAAAGACCAGTTAGTTTCCGGAGGCTCACCGCTGCATTATTCGGGTAAGACATTAACCAAAGACGGCGTTGTCACCGACCTTTCAACCACAGAAATCAAAGAGCTGGTTTCCGGTTATTCCATAGTTAAAGCCGGGGATATAACCGAAGCCATTGCCCTTGCCAAAGAGTGCCCTATTTTCAACTACCCGGACATTACGGTAGAAATCAGGGAAGTGATGGAAATAGGCGAGTAA
- a CDS encoding PEP-CTERM sorting domain-containing protein, producing MKFKYVKSTAAALALILSNIANAGIIMHSEDYIDDTSRAHFNGFESMPMNSGELFTGGNGPYVEDLIQVEQINGDSGANDGIWAKHNWVGAQGDNSWYPNIGDYGYTSITLSDSSDFGSIGFNFGTGGRSTTEILFEVYNDGVLILKGSSALLSDSINYLGFSGDSFDEVRVKDNFGGSNFYSGRQTLAIDNIEIAGNLADVPEPSSLAIFALGVIGLLSRRAIKQ from the coding sequence ATGAAATTCAAATACGTAAAATCAACGGCTGCGGCATTGGCATTGATACTGAGCAACATCGCCAATGCCGGTATTATCATGCATAGCGAGGATTATATTGATGATACCAGCAGAGCCCACTTTAACGGATTTGAGTCAATGCCGATGAATAGCGGTGAACTTTTTACCGGGGGCAATGGCCCTTATGTGGAAGATTTAATCCAGGTTGAGCAAATCAATGGCGATAGCGGAGCTAATGACGGGATTTGGGCAAAACATAACTGGGTTGGTGCGCAAGGGGACAACAGCTGGTACCCTAACATTGGCGACTACGGTTATACCTCAATCACCTTAAGCGATAGCTCTGATTTTGGCAGTATAGGTTTCAATTTTGGCACCGGTGGCCGTTCAACCACGGAAATATTATTTGAGGTCTATAATGACGGGGTATTAATTTTAAAAGGCAGCTCTGCTCTGCTCTCAGATTCGATAAATTACCTGGGTTTTAGCGGGGACAGCTTTGATGAAGTCAGGGTAAAAGATAATTTTGGCGGCTCAAACTTTTATTCTGGCCGGCAAACCTTAGCTATCGATAATATTGAAATTGCCGGAAACCTGGCTGATGTGCCAGAACCATCTTCCCTTGCTATATTTGCATTGGGCGTTATCGGGTTATTGTCACGCAGAGCCATAAAACAATAA
- a CDS encoding TonB-dependent receptor plug domain-containing protein yields MCCSMLVAGQPNIVDLDNKSLYSLSLAQLMDIKVTTASKFEESLHDAHASVSIITSAQTELFGGQNLYEILERIVSVNSNFGVLTSISTRGSRPWISLAQHLGLINGRPFGNMSGAHSLYTSMPLSAVERIEYIRGPGSVLYGSNAYQGVFNIITKKARRDGWQALQKLTLGSFDTKLLDGSYQYRQDNFEFALNILFNDVGGWQAKMFDPAVLQTYSRKAFQEEQTFHVQLAYKNLSFSYYDSRQERFGNYWDAPEENYIPWSKVHPAQFFNLSYHHEFNKNWRLESHITHIEKTMEWSSDGVADEFVRIKSPFSLSLYEVNVFAELANSASLISGVTYEKRKIFDAATIPDSSEDYASLYFQFRQQFYHAFSYSIAGQYVTSLDLLGGAGNKSDFVPRFGLLYDFDDKWAVKFLYGQAYRQPTAGERSIETPGVQMGSPDLDSETITTKEVQLFYRGADRLFTLSYYHSEEKDLISLVSTGDPVFPLANKNQGRITSRGVELAFKYEIDDSWYLEFSGAWQTNKDDNGVNNTNLAPNYSWKLGLGYNLNTWSFGLYNLHYSNYHDSILFDANRELVNPAADGFDWLTLKASKELAAFSNGSALRLSLVLKNILDQEIYQPNDTPVFYPINTLPGRESSSAFVSLSYQY; encoded by the coding sequence ATGTGTTGTTCTATGCTTGTTGCCGGGCAGCCAAATATTGTTGATTTAGATAATAAATCCCTTTATTCATTATCGCTTGCCCAGTTAATGGATATTAAGGTGACTACGGCCTCTAAGTTTGAAGAATCATTACACGACGCCCATGCCAGTGTATCAATCATCACCAGTGCGCAAACCGAGCTATTTGGCGGACAGAATTTATATGAAATCCTCGAAAGGATTGTCTCGGTTAACAGTAACTTTGGCGTATTGACCAGTATTAGCACCAGGGGCAGCAGGCCCTGGATCTCCCTTGCCCAGCATTTAGGCCTGATTAACGGCCGCCCGTTTGGCAATATGAGTGGCGCCCATAGTTTATATACCTCCATGCCCCTTAGTGCTGTCGAGCGGATTGAATATATCAGGGGACCGGGTTCGGTGCTTTATGGCAGTAATGCCTATCAGGGGGTGTTTAATATTATTACGAAAAAAGCCAGGCGGGATGGCTGGCAAGCCTTGCAAAAACTGACCCTCGGCAGTTTTGATACTAAACTGCTCGACGGCAGCTACCAGTACCGGCAGGATAACTTTGAGTTTGCTTTGAATATCTTATTCAATGATGTCGGGGGCTGGCAGGCAAAAATGTTCGATCCGGCTGTGCTGCAGACATATAGCCGAAAAGCCTTCCAGGAAGAGCAAACCTTTCATGTGCAGTTGGCGTATAAAAACCTGTCCTTCAGTTATTACGATAGCCGGCAAGAGCGCTTTGGCAATTATTGGGACGCCCCTGAGGAAAACTATATTCCCTGGTCAAAGGTGCATCCGGCACAATTTTTCAACCTGAGCTATCACCATGAATTTAATAAAAACTGGCGTCTGGAAAGTCATATCACCCATATCGAAAAAACCATGGAGTGGAGCAGCGACGGCGTTGCCGATGAGTTCGTCAGGATCAAGTCCCCGTTTAGCCTGAGCTTGTATGAAGTTAATGTCTTTGCTGAGCTGGCAAACAGTGCCAGCCTTATCTCTGGGGTAACCTATGAAAAACGGAAAATTTTTGATGCGGCGACCATTCCCGACAGCAGCGAGGATTATGCCAGTCTCTACTTTCAATTTCGGCAACAGTTTTACCATGCTTTTTCCTACAGCATTGCCGGTCAATATGTAACCTCACTTGATTTGCTGGGAGGGGCCGGCAATAAGTCAGATTTTGTGCCCAGGTTTGGCTTATTGTATGACTTTGATGACAAATGGGCGGTAAAATTCTTATATGGCCAGGCCTATCGTCAGCCGACTGCCGGGGAGCGCTCTATTGAAACTCCCGGGGTACAAATGGGCAGCCCGGATCTCGACTCGGAGACAATTACCACCAAAGAAGTACAGCTATTTTACCGCGGGGCAGACAGGCTGTTTACCCTGAGTTACTACCACAGTGAAGAAAAAGATCTGATCTCACTGGTGTCGACCGGCGATCCTGTCTTTCCCCTGGCAAATAAAAACCAGGGACGGATAACATCCCGGGGGGTTGAGCTGGCATTTAAATATGAAATTGATGATAGTTGGTATCTGGAGTTTTCTGGGGCATGGCAGACAAATAAAGACGACAACGGCGTTAACAATACCAACCTTGCCCCCAACTATTCATGGAAACTGGGTTTAGGTTATAACCTCAATACCTGGTCTTTCGGTTTGTACAACCTGCATTATTCGAATTACCACGATTCGATTCTTTTTGATGCCAACCGCGAACTGGTCAACCCGGCTGCCGATGGTTTTGACTGGCTAACCTTGAAGGCGAGCAAGGAGCTGGCGGCATTTAGTAACGGCTCTGCTTTGCGCTTGTCTTTGGTGCTGAAAAATATCCTGGATCAAGAGATTTACCAGCCTAACGATACCCCGGTTTTTTACCCTATCAATACCTTGCCCGGCCGTGAGAGCAGCAGCGCATTTGTGAGCCTGAGTTATCAATATTAA